One Centropristis striata isolate RG_2023a ecotype Rhode Island chromosome 22, C.striata_1.0, whole genome shotgun sequence genomic window carries:
- the LOC131960438 gene encoding tripartite motif-containing protein 16-like, with protein sequence MAQKGVQLDRESFSCSICLDLLKDPVTLTCGHSYCMKCINNHWDGEDQKPVYSCLQCRKTFKLRPKLEKSTMLAELVQQLKKTGVPAAPADHCYAGPEDVACDFCSGRKLKAFKSCLQCLASYCEQHLKPHYQSQRFKKHKLVEPSEKLQENICSRHDEVMKMFCRTDLQSICYLCSVEEHKGHDIVSAVAERSESHCFDHMTADMSRVTDKLQDVVRDKLTDLSLTEVDVLLPAAEPRTRAEFLQYSCEITLHPNTVNTKLLLSEGNRKVTYTSQKQSYSDHPDRFTDKLQVLSRESLTRRCYWEVEWSGRGVTVAVSCEDIRRAGGSDDCVFGYNNKSWALECTNNGYNFWYNKVQTPVSGPPSSRVGVYLDNITGVLSFYSISKTMTLLHRVQTRFTQPLHVGVRIWFASSAEFCKLK encoded by the coding sequence ATGGCGCAGAAAGGAGTTCAGCTGGACCGGGAGAGCTTCTCTTGTTCgatctgtctggatctactgaaggatccTGTGACTCTTACCTGTGGACACAGCTACTGCATGAAGTGTATTAACAACCACTGGGATGGAGAGGATCAGAAACCGGTCTACAGCTGCCTTCAGTGCAGGAAGACCTTCAAACTGAGGCCCAAACTGGAGAAAAGCACCATGTTAGCAGAATTAGTGCAGCAGCTGAAGAAGACTGGCGTcccagctgctcctgctgacCACTGCTATGCTGGACCTGAAGATGTGGCCTGTGATTTCTGCAGCgggagaaaactgaaagcctTCAAGTCCTGTCTGCAGTGCCTGGCCTCGTACTGTGAGCAACACCTCAAGCCTCATTACCAATCACAGAGATTTAagaaacacaagctggtggagccctctgagaagctgcaggagaacatctgctctcgtcacgatgaggtgatgaagatgttctGCCGGACGGATCTGCAGtctatctgttatctctgctctgtggaggAACATAAAGGCCACGACATTGTCTCAGCTGTAGCAGAAAGGAGTGAGAGCCACTGCTTTGACCACATGACAGCCGACATGTCACGAGTCACAGACAAACTGCAGGACGTTGTGAGAGACAAATTGACAGATCTCTCATTgactgaagtggatgttttactgCCGGCAGCAGAGCCGAGGACCAGAGCTGAGTTCTTACAGTATTCATGTGAAATTACTCTGCATCCAAACACAGTTAATACAAAGCTGTTATTATCTGAGGGGAACAGAAAAGTTACATATACAAGTCAAAAACAGTCTTATTCTGATCATCCAGACAGATTCACTGATAAGTTGCAAGTCCTgagtagagagagtctgactagacgttgttactgggaggtggagtggagCGGGAGAGGAGTAACTGTAGCAGTTTCATGTGAGGACATCCGCAGAGCAGGGGGGTCAGATGACTGTGTATTTGGATATAATAACAAATCTTGGGCGTTAGAATGTACTAATAACGGTTATAACTTTTGGTACAACAAGGTCCAAACTCCTGTTTCAGGTCCTCCGTCCTCCAGAGTGGGAGTGTACCTGGATAACATTACAGGtgttctgtccttctacagcatTTCTAAAaccatgaccctcctccacagagtccagaccagGTTCACTCAGCCGCTCCACGTTGGAGTACGTATTTGGTTTGCAAGCTCTGCTGAGTTTTGTAAACTCAAATAA
- the LOC131960831 gene encoding tripartite motif-containing protein 16-like, whose product MAQKGVQLDRESFSCSICLDLLKDPVTLSCGHSYCMNCINSHWDAEDQKLVYSCLQCTKTFKPRPKLEKSTMLAELVEQLKKTGLQAAPADHCYAGPEDVACDFCSGRKLKAFKSCLQCLASYCEQHLQPHYESQRFKKHKLVEPSEKLQENICSRHDEMMKMFCRTDQQSICYLCSVEEHKGHDIVSASAERSESHCFDHMTADMSRVRDKLQDVVRDKLTDLSLTEVDVLLPEAELRTRAEFLQYSCEITLHPNTVNTKLLLSEGNRKVTYTSQKQSYSDHPDRFTDMLQVLSRESLTRSCYWEVEWSGRGVTVAVSYENIRRAGGSKDCVFGFNDKSWALECTNNGYNFRYNKVTTPISGPRSSRVGVYVDHSAGILSFYSVSETMTLLHRVQTTFTQPLHAGVYICYAASAEFCKLK is encoded by the coding sequence ATGGCGCAGAAAGGAGTTCAGCTGGACCGGGAGAGCTTCTCTTGTTCgatctgtctggatctactgaaggatccgGTGACTCTTTCCTGTGGACACAGCTACTGCATGAACTGTATTAACAGCCACTGGGATGCAGAGGATCAGAAACTGGTCTACAGCTGCCTTCAGTGCACGAAGACCTTCAAACCAAGGCCCAAACTGGAGAAAAGCACCATGTTAGCAGAATTAGTGGAGCAGCTAAAGAAGACTGGCCTCCAAGCTGCTCCTGCTGACCACTGCTATGCTGGACCTGAAGATGTGGCCTGTGATTTCTGCAGCgggagaaaactgaaagcctTCAAGTCCTGTCTGCAATGTCTGGCCTCGTACTGTGAGCAACACCTCCAGCCTCATTACGAATCACAGAGATTTAagaaacacaagctggtggagccctctgagaagctgcaggagaacatctgctCTCGTCACGATGagatgatgaagatgttctGCCGGACCGATCAGCAGtctatctgttatctctgctctgtggaggAACATAAAGGCCACGACATTGTCTCAGCTTCAGCAGAAAGGAGTGAGAGCCACTGCTTTGACCACATGACAGCCGACATGTCACgagtcagagacaaactgcaggACGTTGTGAGAGACAAATTGACAGATCTCTCATTgactgaagtggatgttttactgCCGGAAGCAGAGCTGAGGACCAGAGCTGAGTTCTTACAGTATTCATGTGAAATTACTCTGCATCCAAACACAGTAAATACAAAGCTGTTATTATCTGAGGGGAACAGGAAAGTTACATATACAAGTCAAAAACAGTCTTATTCTGATCATCCAGACAGATTCACTGATATGTTGCAAGTCCTgagtagagagagtctgactAGAAgttgttactgggaggtggagtggagCGGGAGAGGAGTAACTGTAGCAGTCTCTTACGAGAACATCCGCAGAGCAGGGGGGTCAAAGGACTGTGTGTTTGGATTTAATGACAAATCTTGGGCGTTAGAATGTACTAATAACGGTTATAACTTTCGGTACAACAAAGTCACAACTCCCATCTCAGGTCCTCGGTCCTCCAGAGTGGGAGTGTACGTGGATCACAGtgcaggtattctgtccttctacagcgtctctgaaaccatgaccctcctccacagagtccagaccacgttCACTCAGCCGCTCCACGCTGGAGTTTATATTTGTTATGCAGCCTctgctgagttctgtaaacTCAAATAA
- the LOC131960827 gene encoding tripartite motif-containing protein 16-like yields the protein MAQKGVQLDQESFSCSICLDLLKDPVTLTCGHSYCMNCINSHWDGEDQKPVYSCPQCRKTFRPRPKLEKSTMLAELVEQLKKTGLQAAPADHCYAGPKDVACDFCSGRKLKAFKSCLQCLASYCKQHLQPHYESQRFKKHKLVQPSKKLQENICSRHDEVMKMFCRTDRQSICYLCSVEEHKGHDTVSAAAERSERQKELEVSRLNIQQRIQDREKDVKLLQQELEAINRSADKAVQDSEKMFTDMIRLMQKRRSEVKRQVRSQQETEVSGVKEVEEKLKQEIRELKRKDAELKKLSHTEDHNQFLHSYPSLSALSPSTSSIQIRPRRGFDHVTAAVSRLRDKLQDVLRGRWTDVSLTEVDVLLPAAEPKTRAEFLQYSREITLDPNTENTWLLLSDGNRKVTLTDQQRSYSHHPDRFINFEQVLSRESLTGRCYWEVEWSGFGVSVAVSYKNIRRAGRSDNCKFAFNDKSWALHCEVDKYNFQYNKVQTPISGPRSSRVGVYLDHRAGILSFYSVSETMTLLHRVQTRFTQPLHAGVYVFFAGSAEFCKLK from the coding sequence atggcgcAGAAAGGAGTTCAGCTGGACCAGGAGAGCTTCTCTTGTTCGATCTGTCTGGATCTATTGAAGGATCCTGTGACTCTTACCTGTGGACACAGCTACTGCATGAACTGTATTAACAGCCACTGGGATGGAGAGGATCAGAAACCGGTCTACAGCTGCCCTCAGTGCAGAAAGACCTTCAGACCGAGGCCCAAACTGGAGAAAAGCACCATGTTAGCAGAACTAGTTGAGCAGCTAAAGAAGACTGGCCTCCAAGCTGCTCCTGCTGACCACTGCTATGCTGGACCTAAAGATGTGGCCTGTGATTTCTGCAGCgggagaaaactgaaagcctTCAAGTCCTGTCTGCAGTGTCTGGCCTCGTACTGCAAGCAACACCTCCAGCCTCATTATGAATCACAGAGATTTAAGAAACACAAGCTGGTGCAGCCCTCCAAaaagctgcaggagaacatctgctctcgtcacgatgaggtgatgaagatgttctGCCGGACCGATCGGCAGTCTATCTGTTATCTATGCTCTGTGGAGGAACATAAAGGCCATGACacggtctcagctgcagcagaaaggagcgaaaggcagaaagagctggaggtgagtcgactcaacatccagcagagaatccaggacagagagaaagatgtgaagctgcttcaacaggagctGGAGGCCATCAATCGCTCTGCTGATAAAGCAGTGCAGGACAGTGAGAAGATGTTCACTGATATGATCCGTCTCATGCAGAAAAGAAGATCTGAGGTGAAGCGgcaggtcagatcccagcaggaaactgaagtgagtggagtcaaagaggtggaggagaagctgaagcaggagatcagagagctgaagaggaaagacgctgaactgaagaaactctcacacacagaggaccacaaccaGTTTCTACACAGCTACCCCTCACTGTCGGCACTCAGCCCGTCTACATCCAGCATCCAGATCCGTCCTCGCCGCGGCTTTGACCACGTGACAGCGGCCGTGTCACGACtcagagacaaactgcaggACGTTCTGAGAGGCAGATGGACAGACGTCTCACTgactgaagtggatgttttactgCCGGCAGCAGAGCCAAAGACCAGAGCTGAGTTCTTACAGTATTCACGTGAAATCActctggatccaaacacagaaaacacatggCTGTTATTATCTGATGGGAACAGGAAAGTCACATTAACGGATCAACAACGCTCTTATTCTCATCATCCAGACAGATTCATTAATTTTGAGCAGGTCCTCAGTCgagagagtctgactggacgttgttactgggaggtggagtggagTGGATTTGGAGTTTCTGTAGCAGTCTCATACAAGAACATCAGGAGAGCAGGGCGGTCAGACAACTGTAAGTTTGCATTTAATGACAAATCCTGGGCATTACATTGTGAAGTAGACAAATATAactttcaatacaacaaagtccaaacTCCCATCTCAGGTCCTCGGTCCTCCAGAGTGggagtgtacctggatcacagagcaggtattctgtccttctacagcgtctctgaaaccatgaccctcctccacagagtccagaccagGTTCACTCAGCCGCTCCACGCTggagtttatgttttttttgcaggctctgctgagttctgtaaacTCAAATAA